From Hymenobacter sedentarius, a single genomic window includes:
- a CDS encoding transposase-like zinc-binding domain-containing protein: MNAPACPKCESTKATKSGVVNERQRFKCTECGYHYTVAKVGREVNPYYVVKALQLYIEGVSYREIERLLGVSHVSVMNWVKKYGVRAPRQTDYHPTYKILNQAELAAFFQVPGNVKGAGMMITELGDKFMVIRWERFRAG; this comes from the coding sequence GTGAATGCTCCCGCCTGCCCCAAATGCGAGTCGACGAAGGCCACGAAAAGTGGCGTGGTAAACGAGCGGCAACGGTTTAAGTGCACCGAATGCGGCTACCACTACACGGTGGCCAAAGTGGGCCGCGAGGTGAACCCGTACTATGTGGTGAAGGCCCTGCAGCTCTACATTGAAGGCGTGAGCTACCGCGAAATTGAGCGGCTGCTGGGCGTGAGCCACGTGAGCGTGATGAACTGGGTGAAGAAGTACGGCGTGCGGGCGCCGCGCCAAACCGACTACCACCCCACCTACAAAATCCTGAACCAGGCCGAACTGGCGGCTTTTTTCCAGGTGCCCGGCAATGTGAAAGGCGCCGGCATGATGATAACCGAACTCGGCGACAAGTTCATGGTCATTCGCTGGGAGCGGTTCCGGGCCGGGTAG
- a CDS encoding flavin reductase family protein: MATFHSLTPADLKPSEWHPFLVGAVAPRPVAFVSTVDAEGRVNLSPYSFFNAFSSNPPILVFSPANRVRDNTQKHTLQNVREVPEVVINICDFAMVEQMSLASTEYAKGVNEFTKAGLTELPSELVQPPRVAEAPAAFECVVEQVIELGHNNGAGNLVICRVVRAHFRTDILLPNATGIDPFKLDAVARLGGDWYCRANGASLFEVPKPNRHVGIGIDQLPEYIRNSDVLTGNELGRLANIELDAMPTPEQAEAFKDEPLVAYTLNKYRSDAAELEKQLLHLGRQFLAEGRLVEAWKVLMQLE; encoded by the coding sequence ATGGCCACCTTCCACTCCCTCACTCCTGCCGACCTCAAGCCCAGCGAGTGGCATCCGTTTCTGGTAGGGGCGGTGGCGCCGCGCCCGGTGGCCTTCGTCAGCACCGTCGATGCCGAGGGACGCGTGAACCTGAGCCCCTACAGCTTCTTCAACGCCTTCAGCTCGAACCCGCCCATTCTGGTGTTTTCGCCCGCCAACCGGGTGCGCGACAACACCCAGAAGCACACGCTGCAAAACGTGCGCGAGGTGCCCGAGGTGGTCATCAACATCTGCGACTTCGCGATGGTGGAGCAGATGTCGCTGGCCAGCACCGAGTACGCGAAAGGCGTGAACGAATTCACCAAAGCCGGCCTCACCGAGCTGCCCTCCGAGCTGGTGCAGCCGCCGCGGGTGGCCGAGGCTCCGGCAGCATTTGAGTGCGTGGTGGAGCAGGTTATTGAGCTGGGCCACAACAACGGCGCCGGCAACCTCGTCATTTGCCGCGTGGTGCGCGCGCATTTCCGCACCGACATCCTCCTGCCCAACGCCACCGGCATCGACCCATTCAAGCTCGATGCCGTGGCTCGCCTCGGCGGCGACTGGTACTGCCGGGCCAATGGCGCCAGCCTCTTCGAGGTACCCAAGCCCAACCGCCACGTCGGCATCGGCATCGACCAATTGCCGGAGTATATCCGCAACAGCGACGTGCTAACCGGCAACGAGCTGGGCCGGCTGGCCAATATTGAGCTGGATGCCATGCCCACGCCAGAGCAGGCTGAAGCATTTAAAGACGAGCCCTTGGTGGCTTATACTCTCAACAAGTACCGCAGCGACGCCGCTGAGCTGGAGAAGCAGCTGCTACACTTGGGGCGGCAATTTTTGGCCGAGGGCCGGTTGGTGGAGGCCTGGAAGGTGCTGATGCAGCTGGAATGA
- a CDS encoding RibD family protein — protein MPNSSKPRVICHMMSSLDGRTILSRWGKSPDTKEYEATAATFGADAWMCGRVTMEKDFTKGLTPDLQPVSHPLDRQDFVADYTADSFAIAVDAHGKLGWKSGQIDDDHLISILTEQVSDEYLAYLRKQGVSYLFGGKKELDFALVLEKLGRLFPIKTLLLEGGGHLNGSLLKAGLIDELSLLHFPVVDGAATSATIFEKGENPGPAAQLKLISTEQLMHGIIWLRYKVITN, from the coding sequence ATGCCCAATTCCTCGAAACCCCGCGTTATCTGCCACATGATGAGCTCGCTCGACGGGCGCACCATTCTCAGCCGCTGGGGCAAGTCGCCCGATACCAAGGAATACGAAGCCACCGCCGCCACCTTCGGGGCCGATGCCTGGATGTGCGGCCGCGTGACCATGGAGAAGGACTTCACCAAAGGCCTAACTCCCGACCTGCAACCCGTCAGCCACCCGCTCGACCGTCAGGATTTCGTGGCCGATTACACCGCAGATTCCTTCGCCATTGCCGTTGATGCCCATGGCAAGCTGGGCTGGAAATCCGGCCAAATCGACGACGACCACCTCATCAGCATCCTCACCGAGCAGGTGAGCGACGAATACCTGGCTTACCTGCGCAAGCAGGGCGTTTCCTACCTCTTCGGTGGTAAAAAGGAGCTCGATTTCGCGCTGGTGCTCGAGAAGCTCGGCCGCCTCTTCCCCATCAAAACCCTGCTCCTCGAAGGCGGCGGCCATCTTAACGGCTCCCTGCTCAAAGCCGGCCTTATTGACGAGCTCAGCCTGCTCCACTTCCCCGTGGTGGATGGTGCGGCTACCTCGGCAACTATTTTTGAGAAGGGCGAAAACCCGGGGCCGGCGGCGCAATTGAAATTAATTAGCACGGAACAGTTGATGCATGGAATTATCTGGCTGCGCTATAAAGTAATTACTAATTAA
- a CDS encoding alanine dehydrogenase yields MAEQLPSGFESLATSRAYFTQESMLAVETRKRKLFIGLPRETSLQENRLGLTPEAVQHLVNEGHEVIMEAGAGEPSKYADHAYSEAGAQIAYSAEEVFKADVLLKVAPPTLDEIELLHSGQTLISALQMGSMTQEYIAALSRKKINAIGFELMKDPSGARPVVRAMSEIAGSTVMLIAAEYLARSNEGKGIILGGITGVPPSQVVILGAGTVAEYAARAATGLGAEVKVFDNHLYKLRRLKHNLGMQLYTSTLDTFALSQQIRRADVVIGALAVEDGRIPFMVPEEMVSSMAPGSVIIDVSIDQGGSFETSEMTSHSKPVFRKYDVVHYCVPNIASRVPRTATNALSNIFTPILQEISQYGGINEVLFTNEHFRSGVYIYRGSLTNAMIAKKFNLRYKELGLLIAVRN; encoded by the coding sequence ATGGCCGAACAGCTACCATCCGGTTTTGAGTCCCTGGCCACGAGCCGCGCCTATTTCACGCAGGAATCGATGCTGGCCGTGGAAACGCGCAAGCGCAAGCTCTTTATCGGCCTGCCCCGCGAAACCTCGCTTCAGGAAAACCGCCTGGGCCTCACGCCCGAAGCCGTGCAGCACCTCGTGAACGAAGGCCACGAGGTAATCATGGAAGCCGGCGCCGGCGAGCCCAGCAAGTACGCCGACCACGCTTATTCGGAGGCCGGCGCCCAGATTGCGTACTCGGCCGAAGAGGTGTTCAAGGCCGATGTGCTGCTGAAGGTGGCCCCGCCGACACTCGACGAAATTGAGCTGCTGCATTCCGGCCAAACCCTAATTTCGGCCCTGCAAATGGGCTCCATGACCCAGGAGTACATTGCGGCGCTGTCGCGCAAAAAGATTAATGCCATCGGCTTCGAGCTGATGAAAGACCCCAGCGGCGCCCGCCCGGTGGTGCGCGCCATGAGCGAGATTGCCGGCTCCACCGTCATGCTGATTGCCGCCGAATACCTGGCCCGCTCCAACGAGGGCAAAGGCATCATCCTGGGCGGTATTACGGGCGTGCCGCCGTCGCAGGTAGTGATTTTGGGGGCCGGTACAGTGGCCGAGTACGCCGCCCGGGCTGCCACCGGCCTCGGCGCCGAAGTGAAAGTATTCGACAACCACCTCTACAAGCTGCGCCGCCTCAAGCACAACCTGGGCATGCAGCTCTACACCAGCACGCTCGATACGTTTGCCCTGAGCCAGCAAATCCGCCGGGCCGACGTGGTGATTGGCGCCCTGGCCGTGGAAGACGGCCGCATTCCCTTCATGGTGCCCGAGGAAATGGTGTCGAGCATGGCCCCCGGCTCCGTCATCATCGACGTGAGCATCGACCAGGGCGGCAGCTTCGAAACCAGCGAGATGACCAGCCACAGCAAGCCCGTCTTCCGCAAGTACGACGTGGTGCACTACTGCGTACCCAACATTGCCTCGCGCGTGCCCCGCACCGCCACCAACGCCCTGAGCAACATATTCACCCCGATTCTGCAGGAAATCAGCCAGTACGGCGGTATCAACGAGGTGCTGTTCACCAACGAGCATTTCCGCAGCGGCGTGTACATCTACCGCGGCTCGTTGACCAATGCAATGATTGCGAAGAAATTTAATTTGCGCTATAAGGAATTGGGACTGCTGATTGCGGTGCGGAATTAG
- the tsaE gene encoding tRNA (adenosine(37)-N6)-threonylcarbamoyltransferase complex ATPase subunit type 1 TsaE, producing the protein MLPLLIAVPTLADLPAAARQVQAAIAASGCSVVAFEGEMGAGKTTLIRALAGTLGVADDVSSPTFALVNEYRDGRNQPVYHFDFYRIDSVDEAERIGASEYLDSGYLCLVEWPARVAELLPEPRLEVRLDVLSAEARTIHLALIS; encoded by the coding sequence ATGCTTCCTCTCCTCATTGCAGTACCAACCCTCGCCGACCTGCCCGCAGCGGCCCGGCAAGTGCAGGCCGCCATTGCCGCATCTGGGTGCTCGGTGGTGGCCTTTGAGGGCGAAATGGGCGCGGGCAAAACCACCCTGATTCGGGCCCTGGCTGGCACCCTGGGCGTGGCCGACGACGTGAGCAGCCCCACCTTCGCCCTGGTCAACGAATACCGCGACGGGCGCAACCAGCCTGTGTATCACTTTGACTTCTACCGCATTGATTCCGTGGACGAGGCCGAGCGCATTGGCGCCTCTGAGTACCTTGATTCCGGGTATCTTTGTTTGGTGGAATGGCCCGCCCGCGTGGCGGAGTTATTGCCTGAACCGCGGCTTGAAGTACGTTTGGACGTGCTGAGCGCCGAGGCCCGGACCATTCATCTTGCTCTTATTAGCTAA
- a CDS encoding TonB-dependent receptor, with the protein MAHFYPARLGFKPLPTLQLLWFSVLLTAPLTALAQQRTAVSGTVGSSTGAPIEYATVTLHRAADSTVVKTEFSNGQGAFRLEAAGGSYLVSAVQVGYGRYWSPAFELTAEGLTLPGIKLTASRVTALKEVKVTARKPLFEHLADRTVVNVADSPLSAGSTTLDVLSRAPGVTVSTGDVLGLRGRTGLLVVIDGKRTPLTGTELADYLRSLPAEQLQSIELITNPPAQYDAQGGAGVIAINLKKDQRLGTNGSVNAGYGRGEYGKFTTGLALNHRRKNLNVYGNYAYADRRGFFRHNFNRQYAESALLPAASSVLANEQLTHLRSHTGKVGLDVNLSKRTTLGISASGLASETNSRTANNTQLFGAQGETTSRFTSLADQDLNRPSVAANLYFRHAFADSATARTLSADADIAQYRTTRLLALNTYYEQPAYSPRLLSGDQGTTLTIKSVKTDFSAPLPYRARLEAGAKVTRIISDNNVAFVRTANGMSALDPAISNQFRYEENVNAAYVSVRRATSKSTLQAGLRAEQTNTLAATVGSTSRERHYFQLFPSALLQRTLNERHGLALSVARRIDRPSYGQLNPLRAYSDASSYRAGNPDLQLQTSYNIELTHMYRQKFSTTLTYAQTDQPIVSAVQLSEDGGRLVVNRDANLKTQHTYSLALDAPFELAKWWTLNANGVVYYSRFQGTLAGTPLDRGQPAFTLAANNSFGLSNGWTAELNGNFQSGEIWGFEVSRARGQVAAGVQKSLWEKQGTLRLNMADIFYTMPGRATSTYYNFSESFRVAQDTRVVTASLTYRFGNSKVAAARKRTVGADDELRRAGQ; encoded by the coding sequence ATGGCCCATTTTTACCCGGCTCGGCTGGGCTTCAAGCCTCTTCCTACGCTGCAATTACTGTGGTTTAGCGTCTTGCTAACGGCCCCGCTCACGGCCCTGGCCCAACAGCGCACCGCGGTGAGCGGCACCGTGGGCAGCAGCACCGGCGCCCCCATCGAATACGCCACCGTAACGCTGCACCGCGCGGCCGACTCGACCGTCGTAAAAACCGAATTCAGCAACGGGCAAGGTGCTTTCCGGCTGGAAGCCGCGGGCGGCAGCTACCTGGTTTCGGCGGTGCAGGTGGGCTATGGCCGGTATTGGAGCCCCGCGTTTGAGCTGACGGCGGAGGGCTTGACTTTACCCGGCATCAAACTAACTGCCAGCCGCGTCACGGCCCTCAAGGAAGTGAAAGTAACGGCGCGCAAGCCCCTGTTTGAGCACTTGGCTGACCGCACGGTGGTCAACGTGGCCGACAGCCCCCTTTCGGCCGGTTCCACTACGCTCGACGTGCTGAGCCGCGCGCCCGGCGTGACGGTAAGCACCGGTGATGTGCTGGGCCTGCGCGGCCGCACGGGCCTGCTGGTTGTTATCGATGGCAAGCGCACGCCCCTCACGGGCACGGAGCTGGCCGATTATCTCCGGTCATTGCCCGCCGAGCAGCTGCAAAGTATTGAGCTGATTACCAACCCGCCGGCGCAGTACGACGCGCAAGGCGGGGCCGGTGTCATCGCCATCAACCTGAAAAAGGACCAGCGCCTGGGCACCAACGGCAGCGTGAACGCCGGCTACGGCCGCGGCGAATACGGCAAGTTCACGACGGGGCTGGCGCTGAACCACCGCCGCAAAAACCTCAACGTTTACGGCAACTACGCCTACGCCGACCGGCGGGGTTTCTTCCGGCATAATTTCAATCGGCAGTATGCCGAGTCGGCGCTGCTGCCGGCGGCTAGCAGTGTGCTGGCCAACGAGCAGCTTACGCACCTGCGCTCGCACACCGGCAAAGTGGGCCTCGACGTCAACCTCTCGAAGCGGACAACGCTGGGGATTTCGGCCTCCGGGCTGGCCAGCGAAACCAACAGCCGCACGGCCAACAACACCCAGCTGTTTGGAGCCCAAGGCGAAACCACTTCTCGTTTCACCTCCCTGGCCGACCAGGACCTTAACCGGCCCAGCGTAGCCGCCAACTTATACTTCCGCCACGCCTTCGCCGACTCGGCCACAGCCCGCACCCTGAGCGCGGATGCCGACATAGCCCAATACCGCACCACCCGGCTGCTGGCGCTCAACACCTACTACGAACAGCCAGCTTACTCCCCCCGCTTGCTCTCCGGTGACCAGGGAACCACACTCACCATTAAGTCCGTGAAAACGGATTTCAGCGCCCCGCTCCCCTACCGGGCGCGCCTGGAGGCCGGCGCGAAAGTGACCCGGATAATCTCCGATAACAACGTAGCCTTCGTGCGCACCGCCAACGGCATGAGCGCGCTGGACCCGGCCATCTCCAACCAGTTCCGCTACGAGGAAAACGTGAACGCTGCCTACGTGAGCGTGCGCCGCGCCACTTCCAAAAGCACCCTGCAGGCCGGCCTGCGCGCCGAGCAAACCAACACCCTGGCCGCCACCGTGGGCAGTACCTCCCGAGAGCGGCACTACTTCCAGCTCTTTCCGAGCGCCCTGCTGCAGCGCACCCTCAACGAACGGCACGGCCTGGCTCTCTCAGTAGCCCGGCGCATCGACCGGCCCAGCTACGGCCAGCTCAACCCGTTGCGGGCCTATTCGGATGCCAGCTCCTACCGCGCCGGCAACCCTGACCTGCAGTTGCAAACCAGCTATAACATCGAGCTGACGCATATGTACCGCCAGAAATTCAGCACCACGCTCACCTACGCGCAGACCGACCAGCCCATCGTAAGCGCCGTGCAGCTCTCCGAAGACGGCGGCCGCCTGGTGGTGAACCGCGACGCGAATCTTAAGACGCAGCACACCTATTCCCTTGCCCTCGACGCTCCTTTTGAGCTGGCCAAGTGGTGGACGCTCAATGCCAATGGGGTGGTCTACTACTCTCGGTTCCAGGGCACGCTGGCGGGCACCCCGCTCGACCGCGGCCAGCCCGCGTTTACGCTGGCCGCCAACAACAGCTTCGGCCTGTCCAACGGCTGGACCGCTGAGCTGAACGGCAACTTCCAGTCGGGCGAGATATGGGGCTTCGAAGTGTCGCGGGCCCGGGGCCAGGTGGCGGCCGGCGTGCAAAAGAGCCTCTGGGAGAAGCAGGGCACGCTGCGGCTCAACATGGCCGACATTTTCTACACCATGCCGGGCCGAGCCACTTCCACTTACTACAACTTCTCCGAGAGCTTCCGGGTAGCGCAGGATACCCGTGTAGTCACGGCATCCCTCACCTACCGCTTCGGCAACAGCAAAGTGGCCGCGGCGCGCAAACGCACCGTGGGCGCCGACGACGAACTGCGCCGCGCCGGGCAATAA
- a CDS encoding TonB-dependent receptor, which yields MHCTFPQYRYLCACLFGAFILNAGSASSAAAQARAALTGAVASAAGAPVEFATITLHRAADSTVVKTEFSDGQGRFQVEAPSGDSYRVSAAQVGFERYWSAPFELPAAGMALPAILLRASAATALKEVTVTARKPLFERQADRTIVNVEDSPLSAGSTTLDILARAPGVSVGSGDALSLKGRPGVMVLIDGKRVAMSGTELSDFLRNLPAEQLKNIELITNPPAKYDAQGGAGIIAINLKKDQRQGTNGNLSASLGRGRYNKLSTNLSLNNRHGKTNVFGNYGYADRENFNALTFHRDFYSGSTLLGHSDQENYIKARQLVHTWKAGVDYSLSPRTTVGLAMNGQAATSPQDGTNAASLSDATDRITGQYRATNLRTVRSPNAAANLNFKHTFVDSLGLREVSLDADYAQFRNTRLQTLATSYDLPVLAPTTLNGDQRGTVVIESFKADYTHPLSKKAKLETGFKTSRVSSDNDVLFTLTEKDQTTVDRNQSNHFLYDENVNAGYFTLTHTTPKTTLTAGLRAEQTNTSGHQEVGNQGFERHYFQLFPSAAFRRVLSKQHEVALSLSRRIDRPTYGDLNPFRIYVDATTYSTGNPGLRPQTSYNLELSHTFKQKFSTELAWSATSLPIVGSVQPVAGSNYVVVQNINLDRLDTYSFTLSAPVEPFKWWSSNNNLVGYYARYIGRLNGTDLNKGRPTLNLTTNNSFTLGHGWGADLTGTYQSRQQQAFFDIRARGQLVAGVSKSLWEKKGSLKLNVADIFYTQKTRATSSYNNYQERLYQRFDTRVVTLAFTYRFGNQKVAPTRRRTTGAEDEKRRAG from the coding sequence ATGCATTGCACCTTTCCGCAGTACCGTTACTTGTGTGCCTGCCTTTTCGGCGCTTTCATTCTAAATGCTGGTTCGGCTAGCTCAGCGGCCGCGCAGGCCCGGGCGGCGCTCACGGGGGCGGTAGCCTCGGCAGCGGGCGCACCGGTGGAATTCGCCACCATCACCCTGCACCGGGCGGCCGACTCCACCGTGGTAAAAACGGAATTCAGCGACGGGCAAGGCCGCTTTCAGGTGGAAGCCCCTAGTGGCGACAGCTACCGCGTATCGGCGGCCCAGGTGGGATTTGAGCGGTATTGGAGTGCCCCTTTTGAGCTGCCGGCGGCGGGCATGGCGTTGCCGGCCATTTTGCTACGGGCTAGTGCGGCCACGGCCCTGAAGGAAGTGACCGTGACGGCCCGCAAGCCCCTGTTTGAGCGGCAGGCCGACCGGACCATTGTGAACGTGGAAGACAGCCCGCTTTCGGCCGGCTCCACTACGCTCGACATCCTGGCCCGCGCGCCGGGCGTGTCCGTCGGCTCGGGCGATGCGCTGAGCCTGAAAGGTCGCCCGGGAGTGATGGTACTCATCGATGGCAAGCGCGTGGCCATGTCCGGTACGGAGCTGTCGGACTTCCTGCGCAACCTACCCGCCGAGCAGCTCAAAAATATTGAGCTGATTACCAACCCGCCGGCCAAGTACGACGCGCAAGGGGGCGCGGGCATCATCGCCATCAACCTCAAGAAAGACCAGCGCCAAGGCACCAACGGCAACCTGAGTGCCAGCCTGGGCCGCGGCCGCTACAACAAGCTCAGTACCAACCTAAGCTTGAACAACCGCCACGGCAAAACCAACGTGTTTGGCAACTACGGCTATGCCGACCGGGAGAACTTCAACGCGCTGACGTTTCACCGCGACTTCTATAGCGGCAGCACGCTGCTGGGACACAGCGACCAGGAAAACTATATTAAAGCGCGCCAGCTGGTGCATACCTGGAAAGCGGGCGTCGACTACAGCCTCTCGCCGCGTACCACCGTGGGACTGGCCATGAACGGCCAGGCGGCCACCTCCCCGCAGGATGGCACCAACGCCGCCTCGCTGAGCGACGCCACCGACCGAATAACGGGCCAGTATCGCGCCACCAATCTGCGCACCGTGCGCAGCCCCAACGCCGCCGCCAACCTCAACTTCAAGCACACCTTCGTGGATTCGCTGGGGCTGCGCGAAGTGAGCCTGGACGCCGACTACGCCCAGTTCCGCAACACCCGCCTGCAAACCCTGGCCACTAGCTACGACCTGCCCGTGCTCGCGCCCACCACGCTCAACGGCGACCAGCGTGGCACGGTGGTTATCGAGTCTTTCAAAGCCGACTACACGCACCCGCTCAGCAAAAAAGCCAAACTCGAAACAGGTTTTAAGACCAGCCGGGTAAGCTCCGATAACGACGTTCTGTTCACGCTCACCGAAAAGGACCAGACCACGGTTGACCGGAATCAATCGAACCATTTCCTCTACGACGAGAACGTGAACGCCGGGTACTTCACCCTCACGCACACCACGCCCAAAACCACCCTCACGGCTGGCCTGCGCGCCGAGCAAACCAACACCTCGGGCCACCAGGAAGTGGGCAACCAAGGCTTTGAGCGCCACTACTTCCAGCTGTTTCCCAGCGCTGCCTTCCGGCGCGTCCTCTCCAAGCAGCACGAGGTGGCACTGTCGCTCAGCCGCCGCATCGACCGGCCCACGTATGGCGACCTCAACCCCTTCCGCATCTACGTCGACGCCACCACCTACAGCACCGGCAACCCCGGCCTGCGCCCCCAAACCAGTTACAACCTGGAGCTGAGCCACACCTTTAAGCAGAAATTCTCTACCGAGCTGGCCTGGTCTGCAACCAGCCTGCCCATTGTCGGCTCGGTGCAGCCGGTGGCCGGCAGCAACTATGTGGTGGTTCAGAACATCAACCTCGACCGGCTCGACACCTATTCCTTCACCCTGAGCGCCCCCGTGGAGCCATTTAAATGGTGGAGCTCTAATAACAACCTGGTGGGCTACTACGCCCGCTACATCGGGCGGCTCAACGGCACCGACCTCAACAAAGGCCGCCCCACCCTCAACCTCACCACTAACAACAGCTTCACCTTGGGCCACGGCTGGGGCGCCGACCTCACGGGCACCTACCAGTCGCGGCAGCAGCAGGCCTTTTTCGATATCCGGGCCCGGGGCCAGCTCGTGGCGGGGGTTTCCAAGAGCCTGTGGGAGAAAAAAGGCAGCCTGAAGCTGAACGTCGCCGACATTTTCTACACCCAGAAAACCCGCGCCACGTCGAGCTACAACAATTACCAGGAGCGGCTTTACCAGCGTTTCGACACCCGCGTGGTCACGCTGGCCTTCACCTACCGCTTTGGCAACCAGAAAGTAGCCCCCACCCGCCGCCGCACCACCGGAGCCGAGGACGAGAAGCGCCGCGCGGGCTAG
- a CDS encoding pyridoxal phosphate-dependent aminotransferase, with protein MQISQMAAGLSGSEIIRIGNQVSEQVRQGASICNLTIGDFDPKIFPIPDDLNAGIRQAYQQGHTNYPPAAGTNELRHAVSAFLETRQGLNYGPHDILIAGGSRPLIYATYRALVDPGDRVVFPLPSWNNNHYCHLTSAMPVAVPTLPENNFMPTAAELAPYLEDATLLALCSPLNPTGTVFTKEGLEEICDLVLAENKRRSIHEKPLYILYDQIYWLLTFGDTQHYDPVSLRPALRDYVVYIDGISKCFAATGVRVGYAFGPTAIIEKMKSILGHVGAWAPKAEQEATSHFLPETEAVDAFLAQTKSKLQSSLQGLYDGLKSLQAQGYPVDAVVPAGAIYLTVKIDVLGRITPDGTVLATTAELTSYLIAEAKLALVPFSAFGSPATEPWFRASVGAETVESIQASLPRLRAALDKLK; from the coding sequence ATGCAAATATCTCAGATGGCGGCCGGCCTGAGCGGCTCCGAAATTATCCGAATTGGAAACCAGGTAAGCGAGCAGGTGCGCCAGGGCGCCAGTATCTGCAACCTGACCATCGGCGACTTTGACCCGAAGATTTTCCCCATCCCGGACGACCTGAATGCCGGCATCCGCCAAGCTTACCAGCAGGGCCACACCAACTACCCGCCCGCGGCCGGCACCAACGAGCTGCGCCACGCGGTTTCGGCTTTTCTCGAAACCCGCCAGGGCCTGAACTACGGTCCCCACGACATCCTGATTGCCGGTGGCTCGCGGCCCCTCATCTACGCCACCTACCGCGCCCTCGTGGATCCCGGCGACCGGGTGGTATTTCCGCTGCCCAGCTGGAACAATAACCACTACTGCCACCTCACCAGCGCCATGCCGGTGGCCGTGCCTACCCTGCCGGAAAATAACTTCATGCCCACCGCCGCCGAGCTGGCTCCCTACCTGGAGGATGCTACGCTGCTGGCCCTGTGCTCGCCCCTGAACCCCACCGGCACGGTGTTCACCAAAGAAGGGCTGGAAGAAATCTGCGACCTAGTGCTGGCCGAAAACAAGCGCCGCAGCATCCACGAAAAGCCCCTATACATCCTCTACGACCAGATTTACTGGCTGCTGACCTTCGGCGACACGCAGCACTACGACCCCGTGAGCCTGCGCCCCGCGCTGCGCGACTATGTGGTGTACATCGACGGCATTTCCAAGTGCTTTGCGGCTACCGGCGTGCGCGTGGGCTACGCCTTCGGCCCCACGGCCATCATCGAGAAAATGAAGTCCATCCTGGGCCACGTGGGCGCCTGGGCTCCCAAGGCCGAGCAGGAAGCCACGTCTCACTTTCTGCCCGAAACCGAGGCCGTGGATGCCTTCCTGGCGCAAACCAAAAGCAAGCTGCAAAGCTCCCTGCAAGGCCTGTACGATGGCCTGAAAAGCCTGCAGGCGCAGGGCTACCCCGTCGATGCCGTGGTGCCGGCCGGCGCTATCTACCTCACCGTTAAAATCGATGTACTGGGCCGCATCACGCCCGACGGCACCGTGCTCGCCACTACCGCCGAGCTCACCTCCTACCTCATCGCCGAGGCCAAGCTGGCGCTGGTGCCCTTCAGTGCCTTCGGCTCGCCGGCCACGGAGCCGTGGTTCCGCGCATCGGTAGGCGCCGAAACGGTAGAATCTATTCAGGCCTCGCTGCCACGGTTGAGGGCTGCGTTGGATAAGCTGAAATAG